A single region of the Brachypodium distachyon strain Bd21 chromosome 3, Brachypodium_distachyon_v3.0, whole genome shotgun sequence genome encodes:
- the LOC100828197 gene encoding transmembrane protein 230, with translation MAYVDHAFSISDEDDLVGGAIGGPRGAPVKEIAFAAALLAFGALGVVAGLLMAANQVGGDRAHGIFFMILGIVMFIPGFYYTRIAYYAYKGYKGFSFSNIPPI, from the exons ATGGCCTACGTGGACCACGCCTTCTCCATCTCCGACGAGGACGACCTCGTCGGCGGGGCCATCGGCGGCCCGCGCGGCGCCCCCGTCAAGGAGatcgccttcgccgccgccctcctcgccttcGGCGCCCtcggcgtcgtcgccggccTCCTCATGGCCGCCAACCAAGTCGGCGGCGACCGCGCGCACG GAATCTTCTTCATGATTTTGGGCATCGTAATGTTCATCCCTGGGTTCTACTACACAAGAATCGCCTACTATGCTTACAAAGGATACAAGGGCTTCTCTTTTTCAAACATCCCACCAATCTAA
- the LOC104583948 gene encoding uncharacterized protein LOC104583948, whose translation MGIEIDQSELLSRQLPPVRTSAGAGDDDDGCATPTAAANVLPVPSACPPAPRKPRPAARATKRTKRLCCCHRGRRYWIVAVPRDLDLAAVFATRPPSSSAAGGGSLACSWPAAAAKKVRVHVTG comes from the coding sequence ATGGGCATCGAGATCGACCAATCCGAGCTCCTGTCTCGTCAGCTCCCGCCGGTCCGGACGtctgccggcgccggtgacgacgacgacgggtgCGCcacgccgacggcggcggcgaacgtGCTGCCCGTGCCGTCGGCGTGCCCCCCGGCGCCGAGGAAGCCGAGGCCTGCGGCGCGCGCCACCAAGAGGACGAAGCGtctctgctgctgccaccgCGGGCGGCGGTACTGGATCGTCGCCGTGCCGCGCGACCTCGATCTCGCCGCGGTGTTCGCGACGCGGCCTCCGTCGAGCTCGGCTGCAGGCGGGGGCTCGCTGGCGTGCAGCTGGCCCGCGGCGGCTGCGAAGAAGGTCCGCGTGCACGTCACGGGGTGA
- the LOC100828295 gene encoding calcium-transporting ATPase 5, plasma membrane-type isoform X1, with protein MPTGVQAPEASPGRYQRHRDEVPDDVGCEDVLGIDLEPVADPFDIPAKRAPVERLRRWRQAALVLNASRRFRYTLDLKKEEEKEQIRRKIRAHAQVIRAALLFKEAGEKQNGEMELSEMPSQGFRIRADQLTAMTRDHNYSALQEYGGVNGLTKLLKTNPEKGVHGDEADLSCRLGAFGANRYPRKKGRSFWVFLWEACQDLTLAILIVAAVISLVLGIATEGIKEGWYDGASIAFAVFLVILVTAVSDYKQSLQFQHLNEEKQNIQVEVIRGGRRIQVSIFDIVVGDVVALKIGDQVPADGVLISGHSLAIDESSMTGESKIVFKDQKSPFLMGGCKVADGYGTMLVTAVGLNTEWGLLMASISEENNEETPLQVRLNGVATFIGIVGLVVAAMVLVVLFARYFTGHTTNPDGSVQFVKGRTGVKSIIFGVIKILTVAVTIIVVAVPEGLPLAVTLTLAYSMRKMMADKALVRRLSACETMGSATTICSDKTGTLTLNQMTVVRSIVAGIELQPVAAVEKLSPTVTSVVLEGIAQNTSGSVFEPEVTSQDDNTVEVTGSPTEKAILSWGLELHMKFAEERSKSAIIHVSPFNSEKKRGGVAVITRDSDVHVHWKGAAEIVLALCTNWLNVDGSTHKMTPDKANQFKKYIEDMAEQSLRCVAFAYRNLDLKDVPSEEQRTNWQVPDNDLTLIAIVGMKDPCRPGVRDAVELCTNSGVKVRMVTGDNLQTARAIALECGILTDPHASAPVIIEGRVFREYGDADREAIADKISVMGRSSPNDKLLLVKALKKNGHVVAVTGDGTNDAPALHEADIGLSMGIQGTEVAKESSDIIILDDNFASVVKVVRWGRSVYANIQKFIQFQLTVNVAALIINVVAAISSGNVPLNAVQLLWVNLIMDTLGALALATEPPTDQLMKRTPVGRREPLVTNIMWRNLFIQAAYQVAVLLTLNFRGRNLLHLTQDTLEHSSKVKNSFIFNTFVLCQVFNEFNSRKPEELNIFEGVSRNHLFLAVVSITVVMQVVIIEFLGKFTSTVKLTWELWLVSLAIAFVSWPLAFVGKFIPVPKTPLKNLILKCWPKWKKQGEGPAPPV; from the exons ATGCCCACGGGCGTGCAGGCGCCCGAGGCGTCGCCCGGGCGGTACCAGCGGCACCGCGACGAGGTGCCCGACGACGTGGGGTGCGAAGACGTGCTCGGCATCGACTTGGAACCGGTGGCCGACCCCTTCGACATCCCTGCCAAGCGCGCGCCCGTCGAGCGGCTACGGCGGTGGAGG CAAGCTGCACTTGTGCTCAATGCTTCTCGGCGATTCAGATATACACTTGACCTGaaaaaggaggaagaaaaggaacaaaTAAGGAGGAAGATCAGGGCTCATGCTCAAGTCATACGG GCTGCATTACTTTTCAAGGAAGCGGGAGAAAAGCAGAATGGTGAGATGGAATTATCAG AAATGCCCTCCCAGGGATTTAGAATTAGAGCGGATCAACTTACAGCCATGACAAGGGATCATAATTATTCTGCCCTGCAAGAATATGGAGGG GTTAACGGGCTCACAAAATTACTGAAAACAAACCCAGAGAAGGGAGTCCATGGAGATGAAGCAGATTTGTCATGCAGGTTGGGTGCTTTTGGGGCTAACAGATATCCTCGCAAGAAAGGAAGAAGCTTTTGG GTTTTTCTCTGGGAGGCCTGTCAGGATTTGACACTGGCTATCCTTATCGTAGCTGCTGTCATTTCTCTTGTATTGGGTATCGCAACAGAG GGCATCAAGGAAGGATGGTATGATGGTGCAAGTATTGCATTTGCTGTCTTTCTCGTGATACTTGTTACTG CTGTCAGTGATTACAAACAGTCCCTGCAGTTCCAACACCTCAATGAGGAGAAACAGAATATCCAAGTGGAG GTTATTAGGGGCGGTAGAAGGATTCAAGTGTCAATCTTTGATATCGTGGTTGGTGATGTTGTTGCTCTAAAAATTGGTGATCAG GTTCCAGCTGATGGTGTTTTAATTAGTGGCCATTCTCTTGCCATTGATGAATCCAGTATGACTGGGGAAAGCAAAATT GTCTTTAAGGATCAGAAGTCGCCTTTTCTGATGGGAGGATGCAAGGTAGCTgatggttatggtaccatgTTG GTAACTGCAGTTGGTCTAAACACTGAATGGGGCTTACTAATGGCAAGCatttcagaagaaaataaTGAAGAGACTCCATTACAG gTGCGGTTGAATGGAGTAGCAACATTCATAGGCATTGTGGgtcttgttgttgctgcaaTGGTCCTTGTAGTCCTTTTTGCAAG GTATTTTACAGGACATACTACAAACCCAGACGGTTCTGTTCAGTTTGTTAAGGGGCGCACAGGTGTGAAATCTATAATATTCGGAGTGATAAAGATACTAACTGTTGCG GTGACCATTATTGTCGTCGCTGTACCTGAGGGACTACCGCTGGCCGTAACACTGAC ccTGGCTTATTCAATGCGGAAAATGATGGCAGACAAAGCACTG GTGAGGAGGCTTTCGGCTTGTGAAACGATGGGTTCTGCTACAACAATTTGTAGTGACAAGACCGGTACATTAACGCTCAACCAG ATGACGGTGGTGCGGTCAATAGTTGCGGGAATAGAGTTGCAACCTGTGGCTGCTGTTGAGAAGTTGTCACCTACAGTTACCTCTGTTGTACTTGAAGGAATTGCACAAAATACTTCAGGCAGTGTGTTTGAGCCAGAGGTGACGTCACAG GATGATAATACTGTTGAGGTAACAGGCTCACCAACTGAAAAGGCGATCCTTTCTTGGGGTCTTGAG CTTCATATGAAATTCGCGGAGGAGAGATCAAAATCTGCTATCATTCATGTTTCTCCATTCAACTCAGAAAAAAAGCGTGGCGGAGTTGCAGTGATTACG AGAGATTCAGATGTTCATGTGCACTGGAAAGGAGCAGCTGAAATAGTTCTTGCCTTGTGTACAAATTGGCTTAATGTAGATGGCTCAACCCATAAAATGACACCTGATAAG GCTAATCAATTCAAGAAATACATAGAAGATATGGCCGAGCAAAGTCTTCGTTGTGTTGCTTTTGCTTATAGAAATCTGGATCTGAAGGATGTTCCAAGTGAGGAGCAAAGAACTAACTGGCAGGTGCCAGATAATGACCTGACTCTCATTGCAATTGTGGGGATGAAG GATCCTTGTCGCCCTGGAGTTAGAGATGCTGTTGAGCTGTGCACCAATTCTGGTGTTAAG GTACGCATGGTAACTGGAGATAATCTGCAGACAGCTAGAGCAATAGCACTGGAGTGTGGAATACTCACTGACCCGCATGCTTCTGCACCAGTTATAATAGAGGGAAGAGTTTTTCGAGAGTATGGCGACGCTGATAGGGAGGCAATTGCCGACAAAATTTCT GTGATGGGAAGATCCTCTCCGAATGATAAGCTTCTCCTTGTAAAAGCACTGAAGAAGAATGGCCATGTTGTTGCTGTTACTGGTGATGGGACAAATGATGCTCCTGCATTGCACGAG GCAGATATTGGTCTTTCTATGGGCATCCAAGGAACAGAAGTAGCTAAAGAGAGCTCGGACATAATTATTCTGGATGACAATTTTGCTTCGGTCGTGAAG GTGGTCCGCTGGGGTCGATCGGTTTATGCCAATATCCAAAAGTTTATTCAATTCCAGCTTACTGTAAATGTTGCGGCTCTTATAATCAATGTGGTTGCTGCTATTTCCTCGGGCAATGTTCCTCTAAATGCTGTTCAG CTTCTCTGGGTTAATCTCATAATGGACACACTTGGTGCACTTGCTTTGGCTACTGAACCACCAACGGACCAGCTTATGAAGCGGACGCCTGTTGGACGGAG AGAACCTCTTGTGACCAATATTATGTGGAGAAACTTGTTCATTCAG GCTGCCTATCAAGTTGCTGTTCTTCTGACCCTCAACTTTAGGGGCCGAAATCTTTTGCACTTGACTCAAGATACCCTTGAACACTCCAGTAAAGTGAAAAATTCATTTATATTCAACACATTTGTCCTGTGCCAG GTGTTTAACGAGTTCAATTCTCGTAAACCAGAAGAACTGAATATATTTGAAGGAGTTTCAAGAAACCATCTTTTTTTGGCCGTTGTGAGCATAACCGTTGTGATGCAG GTGGTCATTATTGAGTTCCTAGGAAAATTTACATCAACAGTGAAACTTACTTGGGAGCTTTGGCTTGTTTCTCTAGCTATTGCTTTTGTTAG CTGGCCGTTGGCTTTTGTTGGCAAGTTCATTCCAGTTCCCAAGACTCCATTGAAGAATTTGATCCTAAAGTGTTGGCCTAAATGGAAGAAGCAAG GTGAAGGACCGGCTCCACCAGTGTGA
- the LOC100828295 gene encoding calcium-transporting ATPase 8, plasma membrane-type isoform X2 has protein sequence MPTGVQAPEASPGRYQRHRDEVPDDVGCEDVLGIDLEPVADPFDIPAKRAPVERLRRWRQAALVLNASRRFRYTLDLKKEEEKEQIRRKIRAHAQVIRAALLFKEAGEKQNGEMELSEMPSQGFRIRADQLTAMTRDHNYSALQEYGGVNGLTKLLKTNPEKGVHGDEADLSCRLGAFGANRYPRKKGRSFWVFLWEACQDLTLAILIVAAVISLVLGIATEGIKEGWYDGASIAFAVFLVILVTAVSDYKQSLQFQHLNEEKQNIQVEVIRGGRRIQVSIFDIVVGDVVALKIGDQVPADGVLISGHSLAIDESSMTGESKIVFKDQKSPFLMGGCKVADGYGTMLVTAVGLNTEWGLLMASISEENNEETPLQVRLNGVATFIGIVGLVVAAMVLVVLFARYFTGHTTNPDGSVQFVKGRTGVKSIIFGVIKILTVAVTIIVVAVPEGLPLAVTLTLAYSMRKMMADKALVRRLSACETMGSATTICSDKTGTLTLNQMTVVRSIVAGIELQPVAAVEKLSPTVTSVVLEGIAQNTSGSVFEPEVTSQDDNTVEVTGSPTEKAILSWGLELHMKFAEERSKSAIIHVSPFNSEKKRGGVAVITRDSDVHVHWKGAAEIVLALCTNWLNVDGSTHKMTPDKANQFKKYIEDMAEQSLRCVAFAYRNLDLKDVPSEEQRTNWQVPDNDLTLIAIVGMKDPCRPGVRDAVELCTNSGVKVMGRSSPNDKLLLVKALKKNGHVVAVTGDGTNDAPALHEADIGLSMGIQGTEVAKESSDIIILDDNFASVVKVVRWGRSVYANIQKFIQFQLTVNVAALIINVVAAISSGNVPLNAVQLLWVNLIMDTLGALALATEPPTDQLMKRTPVGRREPLVTNIMWRNLFIQAAYQVAVLLTLNFRGRNLLHLTQDTLEHSSKVKNSFIFNTFVLCQVFNEFNSRKPEELNIFEGVSRNHLFLAVVSITVVMQVVIIEFLGKFTSTVKLTWELWLVSLAIAFVSWPLAFVGKFIPVPKTPLKNLILKCWPKWKKQGEGPAPPV, from the exons ATGCCCACGGGCGTGCAGGCGCCCGAGGCGTCGCCCGGGCGGTACCAGCGGCACCGCGACGAGGTGCCCGACGACGTGGGGTGCGAAGACGTGCTCGGCATCGACTTGGAACCGGTGGCCGACCCCTTCGACATCCCTGCCAAGCGCGCGCCCGTCGAGCGGCTACGGCGGTGGAGG CAAGCTGCACTTGTGCTCAATGCTTCTCGGCGATTCAGATATACACTTGACCTGaaaaaggaggaagaaaaggaacaaaTAAGGAGGAAGATCAGGGCTCATGCTCAAGTCATACGG GCTGCATTACTTTTCAAGGAAGCGGGAGAAAAGCAGAATGGTGAGATGGAATTATCAG AAATGCCCTCCCAGGGATTTAGAATTAGAGCGGATCAACTTACAGCCATGACAAGGGATCATAATTATTCTGCCCTGCAAGAATATGGAGGG GTTAACGGGCTCACAAAATTACTGAAAACAAACCCAGAGAAGGGAGTCCATGGAGATGAAGCAGATTTGTCATGCAGGTTGGGTGCTTTTGGGGCTAACAGATATCCTCGCAAGAAAGGAAGAAGCTTTTGG GTTTTTCTCTGGGAGGCCTGTCAGGATTTGACACTGGCTATCCTTATCGTAGCTGCTGTCATTTCTCTTGTATTGGGTATCGCAACAGAG GGCATCAAGGAAGGATGGTATGATGGTGCAAGTATTGCATTTGCTGTCTTTCTCGTGATACTTGTTACTG CTGTCAGTGATTACAAACAGTCCCTGCAGTTCCAACACCTCAATGAGGAGAAACAGAATATCCAAGTGGAG GTTATTAGGGGCGGTAGAAGGATTCAAGTGTCAATCTTTGATATCGTGGTTGGTGATGTTGTTGCTCTAAAAATTGGTGATCAG GTTCCAGCTGATGGTGTTTTAATTAGTGGCCATTCTCTTGCCATTGATGAATCCAGTATGACTGGGGAAAGCAAAATT GTCTTTAAGGATCAGAAGTCGCCTTTTCTGATGGGAGGATGCAAGGTAGCTgatggttatggtaccatgTTG GTAACTGCAGTTGGTCTAAACACTGAATGGGGCTTACTAATGGCAAGCatttcagaagaaaataaTGAAGAGACTCCATTACAG gTGCGGTTGAATGGAGTAGCAACATTCATAGGCATTGTGGgtcttgttgttgctgcaaTGGTCCTTGTAGTCCTTTTTGCAAG GTATTTTACAGGACATACTACAAACCCAGACGGTTCTGTTCAGTTTGTTAAGGGGCGCACAGGTGTGAAATCTATAATATTCGGAGTGATAAAGATACTAACTGTTGCG GTGACCATTATTGTCGTCGCTGTACCTGAGGGACTACCGCTGGCCGTAACACTGAC ccTGGCTTATTCAATGCGGAAAATGATGGCAGACAAAGCACTG GTGAGGAGGCTTTCGGCTTGTGAAACGATGGGTTCTGCTACAACAATTTGTAGTGACAAGACCGGTACATTAACGCTCAACCAG ATGACGGTGGTGCGGTCAATAGTTGCGGGAATAGAGTTGCAACCTGTGGCTGCTGTTGAGAAGTTGTCACCTACAGTTACCTCTGTTGTACTTGAAGGAATTGCACAAAATACTTCAGGCAGTGTGTTTGAGCCAGAGGTGACGTCACAG GATGATAATACTGTTGAGGTAACAGGCTCACCAACTGAAAAGGCGATCCTTTCTTGGGGTCTTGAG CTTCATATGAAATTCGCGGAGGAGAGATCAAAATCTGCTATCATTCATGTTTCTCCATTCAACTCAGAAAAAAAGCGTGGCGGAGTTGCAGTGATTACG AGAGATTCAGATGTTCATGTGCACTGGAAAGGAGCAGCTGAAATAGTTCTTGCCTTGTGTACAAATTGGCTTAATGTAGATGGCTCAACCCATAAAATGACACCTGATAAG GCTAATCAATTCAAGAAATACATAGAAGATATGGCCGAGCAAAGTCTTCGTTGTGTTGCTTTTGCTTATAGAAATCTGGATCTGAAGGATGTTCCAAGTGAGGAGCAAAGAACTAACTGGCAGGTGCCAGATAATGACCTGACTCTCATTGCAATTGTGGGGATGAAG GATCCTTGTCGCCCTGGAGTTAGAGATGCTGTTGAGCTGTGCACCAATTCTGGTGTTAAG GTGATGGGAAGATCCTCTCCGAATGATAAGCTTCTCCTTGTAAAAGCACTGAAGAAGAATGGCCATGTTGTTGCTGTTACTGGTGATGGGACAAATGATGCTCCTGCATTGCACGAG GCAGATATTGGTCTTTCTATGGGCATCCAAGGAACAGAAGTAGCTAAAGAGAGCTCGGACATAATTATTCTGGATGACAATTTTGCTTCGGTCGTGAAG GTGGTCCGCTGGGGTCGATCGGTTTATGCCAATATCCAAAAGTTTATTCAATTCCAGCTTACTGTAAATGTTGCGGCTCTTATAATCAATGTGGTTGCTGCTATTTCCTCGGGCAATGTTCCTCTAAATGCTGTTCAG CTTCTCTGGGTTAATCTCATAATGGACACACTTGGTGCACTTGCTTTGGCTACTGAACCACCAACGGACCAGCTTATGAAGCGGACGCCTGTTGGACGGAG AGAACCTCTTGTGACCAATATTATGTGGAGAAACTTGTTCATTCAG GCTGCCTATCAAGTTGCTGTTCTTCTGACCCTCAACTTTAGGGGCCGAAATCTTTTGCACTTGACTCAAGATACCCTTGAACACTCCAGTAAAGTGAAAAATTCATTTATATTCAACACATTTGTCCTGTGCCAG GTGTTTAACGAGTTCAATTCTCGTAAACCAGAAGAACTGAATATATTTGAAGGAGTTTCAAGAAACCATCTTTTTTTGGCCGTTGTGAGCATAACCGTTGTGATGCAG GTGGTCATTATTGAGTTCCTAGGAAAATTTACATCAACAGTGAAACTTACTTGGGAGCTTTGGCTTGTTTCTCTAGCTATTGCTTTTGTTAG CTGGCCGTTGGCTTTTGTTGGCAAGTTCATTCCAGTTCCCAAGACTCCATTGAAGAATTTGATCCTAAAGTGTTGGCCTAAATGGAAGAAGCAAG GTGAAGGACCGGCTCCACCAGTGTGA